The region TATCCGTTTCCTTCAGCCTGTGAGCCCGACCATGATCCGATCCACTCTGCTCGCCACTCTCCTGCTGGCCGCCGCCATCCCCGCCTTGCCGTTCGCGGCGTCCGCTCAAATCGGCGCCGCCTATGGCGACAAGGCGCGGGATCGGGCGGCGATCCTGGCGATGGCCGGCACCTTCAAGGTCACGTTCGACATGCGCGAGACGACGCCGCTGGTGGCGGGCTACACGCCGTATCCGGCGAAGCTGAGCGGCGGGCACGAGGTGGTGCGCGCGATCGTCGATACGCCGGACCTGATCGTGCTGCAGCATCTGCTGGTCGTTACCGACGGCAACGGCAAGACGATGGTGATCAAGCATTGGCGGCAGGATTGGACGTGGCAGCCCAAGACCGTGCTGACCTATGCCGGCCCCGGGCGCTGGACCCTGCGCGCGGTGCCGGAGGCGGAGCGCAAGGGCGCCTGGTCGCAGACCGTGTGGCAGACCGACGATTCGCCGCGCTACGGTGGCATCGGGCGCTGGCGCTACGACGACGGCGCGACCCGCTGGACGAGCGACGAGACGCGCCGCCCGCTGGCCCGCCGGGATGCGACGCGGAATCCGCCCTACGACCATTATTTCGGCACCAACCGTCACGTCCTGACACCGTCGGGCTGGGTACACGAACAAGACAATGCCAAGATCGGCACGAAGGACGGCAAGCCAGCCACCTTCGTCCACGAATATGTCATCAACACCTATGTTCCGGCGAGCGACTTCGCGATCGCCGCAGCCGATTCCTATTGGGCGAAGACGAAGGCGTATTGGTCCGCCGTCCGCGCGGATTGGGACCGTGCGATCGCCTCGGGCACCGGTATAACGCTCAAGGAAGAGGCCAATAACGGCTCCGTCACCGGCCACGAACTGATGCTGATCGCCGACGATCTCGTCACCGGAGAAACGAAGATCGACCAGGCGAGGACGGAAGCGGCCGACTTGATCGCGCGCAGCACCAAGTGAGTGGAGTCCGGGGAGCACCACCGCTCCCCGGGACCCTCGTCTCAAATTACCAGGTCACCCCGACGCGTGCGTACAGATAGCGGCCGTTGAACCCGAACGGCGAGTAATAGGGGAAGCCGACCAGACCGGTGCTGTTGAGCACCGTGCCGCGCGACGAGGCGAGCTTCACATAATCCGGATAGGTATCGAACAGATTGTTCGCGCCCAGTGCCACGTTCAGGTTCTTCACGACCTGATAGCGCGCCTCGAGATCGAAGATCGTGTGCTTGCCGGTGTGGATGTCGTCCTCGGCGAACCCGTTGCTGCTCGGCTGGGTCACGTCGCCGTAATAGGACGCGCGAGCAGTGACCCCGAGATCCTTCAGCGACCAATCGACCGTGCCGACCAGCTTGGTACGCGGCGTGCCCTGTTCGAAGGAAATGATGCGCTGGCGACTGAAGATCGGCAGCGTGGTGGTGCCGGCCGACGACGTGATCGTCGCCGCGGCCGGAGCGCGCGTCACCTTGATGTCGTTGAAATTGCCTGCCGCGGTCAGATCGAACGTGCCGAGATTGTCTGTCCGGGTGCGGTAGTGCGCGACCACGTCGATGCCCTTGGTGGTCGACCGGATGCCGTTGAGGAAATAGCGCCCGGCGGTCACGCTGCTGGTCGCCGGGTTCGCCGCCAGCAAGGCGGCGACGACGGTGCCGCTAAGATTTTCGGACAAGGCGATCTGGTCGCGGATCTTGATCTGATAGGCGTCGATGGAGAGGTCGAACCCGCCGGAACGCAGGACCGTGCCGACCGACAGGTTGCGTGCCTTCTCCGCCTTGAGCGGTTTGCCGCCCAGCGCGATGCCGACCGGGCTGATCGAGGGGAACAGTCCGGTCTCGACGATCGTGCCGTTGGTCAGCACCGAGGCGGTGGAGGTGAAATATTGCTGCTGCAGCGACGGCGCGCGGAAGCCGGTCGAGGCGGTGGCGCGCAGCGCGAACCACGGGGCGAATTCGTAGCGCGCGCTGACCTTGCCGGTCGCGGTCTCGCCGAAATCGGAATAGCTCTCCGCGCGACCGGCAATGCCCAGCGTCAATTTGTCGTTCGGCTTGGCTTCGAGATCGAGATAGCCCGACACGTTGTCGCGGTGGACGTTGACCTGATTCGAAGGCTGGAAGCCGGGGAAACCCTGCGCGCCCGACCCGAGCGTCGCGCTGGCGCCCGGCGCACGGTTGTACGATGCCGGCTCGCCGGCACCGATCTTGAAGCCCTCGCGGCGATATTCCTCACCGAACGCGACGTTGATCGTGCCGTCGCCGAGCGGCAGCTCCTTCGACACGTCGATCCCGCCGACAAGCTGATCGTAGGTCAGCGTGCCGTCGTAGAAGTTGCGCTGCGAATTCGCGCCATAGGTGGCGTTACCCGAATTGCGCGTTTCGAAGGTCAGCTTGTTGCGGCCGTAGGATACGTTGAGATCGACGTTCCAGCCGGACAGTTCGCCGCGCGCGCCGCCGGTGGCGGTGAGATCGATCGACTTGACCGCGATCAGCGGGGTGAAACCGTCCGGATACAGGCTCGCGAGTGCGTCGGCGCTGGCATTGGCGTTGCTGCCGATGCCGCCGACGATGCGCGGTGTCGCGGCGCTAACGCTGTCGCGGTGCTGGTAGCCGCCGAAGCCGTAGAGCGTCCAGCCGCTGTCCCCGAGCGGCTTACCGGCGTTGATGTAGCCGCTATATTGTTCGACGTCCGGATCACCGAAGCGCGAACGGACGCGGATCGGTTCCTTGCGCGGATCGAAATCGCCACGGCTGGTCGGGTTGCGGTTGAGATATTCGCCGGACACGGTGAGGAAACCGTCCGATCCCAGGCCGATGCCCTGCCAGGCGGAGGCGGTGACGGTCTCGCCATCATGCTCCTTGCGCCGTCCGCGCGCGGTTTCGACGTCGGTGATGTACTGGCCGTAGCTGACCGTAGCGCCGCCGCCGCTGCGCGCTTCACGCAGGCGCAGGTTGACCACGCCGGCGATCGCGTCCGACCCGTATTGCGCGGCGGCCCCGTCGCGCAGCACCTCGATCCGGTCGAGCGCGACCGAGGGGATGGTGTTGAGATCGACCGCCGCCGATCCGCGCCCAACCGAACCGTTGGTGTTCAGCAAGGCGGAGGTGTGCGCCCGTACGCCGTTGATCAGCACCAGCGTCTGATCCGGCGAGAGACCGCGCAGCGTGGCGGGGCGGATCGAATCCGTGCCGTCCACCGCCGAGGAGCGCGGGAAATCGATCGACGGAACGATCGCCGCCAGCGCCGCGCCCAATTCCGTCGTGCCCTGCCGCTGCAGGCTGGTCGCGCTCAGCACGTCGACCGGCGACGTGCTTTCGAGCCGCGAGCGACCCACGGTGCGCGTGCCGGTGACGACGATCTCGCTTTCGTCCGCCGGTGCCGCGGCCTCCGGGGTGGCGGTTTCGACCGGAGCGGTCTGCGCGCCGGCGGCGACGGCATGGCTCAGCGCCAGCGTCGAGGCGGCGAGGGCAAGGAGTGGGCGAAGGTTGGTCACGATAGCAGTCCCTTTTGCGATTTCGAAAATCTCGATCCCTGAAGCGATGCTGCTTGGTCGCAGTCCTGCGCTTGTCGAAAAATGGCCTTCGGCTTTTTTAGGGTGTTGCGGTGCGAAGAAATTTTATCAGCCGGTTTGCGAAATATTTGCTTGGTCAGGGAATTACTCGAGCGTGGCTCCAGCATCATTGCGCGTAACACCCGTGATTTCTCATCGCAGCGTGGGGTAGCCGGCGGCGATCGCGGCGGTTTCATAGGCCCGGATGGGGGCGAGGAGGTCGCTGTCGGGGGGAGCGATGTTGGTCAAGAACAGCGCGTCGCGCGCCTCGGCGAGCGCGGGGTCGGCGATGATCTCGGCCAGCGCGATGCGCAACGCGGCGACGGTTTCGATGCTGGTCGATCGCGCGGTGACGAAGGGCAAGGTAGGTGAGGGGGCGGTGACGTCGAGGA is a window of Sphingomonas sp. Leaf357 DNA encoding:
- a CDS encoding DUF6607 family protein, with protein sequence MIRSTLLATLLLAAAIPALPFAASAQIGAAYGDKARDRAAILAMAGTFKVTFDMRETTPLVAGYTPYPAKLSGGHEVVRAIVDTPDLIVLQHLLVVTDGNGKTMVIKHWRQDWTWQPKTVLTYAGPGRWTLRAVPEAERKGAWSQTVWQTDDSPRYGGIGRWRYDDGATRWTSDETRRPLARRDATRNPPYDHYFGTNRHVLTPSGWVHEQDNAKIGTKDGKPATFVHEYVINTYVPASDFAIAAADSYWAKTKAYWSAVRADWDRAIASGTGITLKEEANNGSVTGHELMLIADDLVTGETKIDQARTEAADLIARSTK
- a CDS encoding TonB-dependent receptor, with amino-acid sequence MTNLRPLLALAASTLALSHAVAAGAQTAPVETATPEAAAPADESEIVVTGTRTVGRSRLESTSPVDVLSATSLQRQGTTELGAALAAIVPSIDFPRSSAVDGTDSIRPATLRGLSPDQTLVLINGVRAHTSALLNTNGSVGRGSAAVDLNTIPSVALDRIEVLRDGAAAQYGSDAIAGVVNLRLREARSGGGATVSYGQYITDVETARGRRKEHDGETVTASAWQGIGLGSDGFLTVSGEYLNRNPTSRGDFDPRKEPIRVRSRFGDPDVEQYSGYINAGKPLGDSGWTLYGFGGYQHRDSVSAATPRIVGGIGSNANASADALASLYPDGFTPLIAVKSIDLTATGGARGELSGWNVDLNVSYGRNKLTFETRNSGNATYGANSQRNFYDGTLTYDQLVGGIDVSKELPLGDGTINVAFGEEYRREGFKIGAGEPASYNRAPGASATLGSGAQGFPGFQPSNQVNVHRDNVSGYLDLEAKPNDKLTLGIAGRAESYSDFGETATGKVSARYEFAPWFALRATASTGFRAPSLQQQYFTSTASVLTNGTIVETGLFPSISPVGIALGGKPLKAEKARNLSVGTVLRSGGFDLSIDAYQIKIRDQIALSENLSGTVVAALLAANPATSSVTAGRYFLNGIRSTTKGIDVVAHYRTRTDNLGTFDLTAAGNFNDIKVTRAPAAATITSSAGTTTLPIFSRQRIISFEQGTPRTKLVGTVDWSLKDLGVTARASYYGDVTQPSSNGFAEDDIHTGKHTIFDLEARYQVVKNLNVALGANNLFDTYPDYVKLASSRGTVLNSTGLVGFPYYSPFGFNGRYLYARVGVTW